The Cryptomeria japonica chromosome 2, Sugi_1.0, whole genome shotgun sequence region CTGATTCCCCAGACATGGAAAAATCTGTCCCTGCAAACCTGGAGAAGAGCAAAGACAAGGGTAGGAGTGAGAAGAGCAAGGAGAAACTACAAAAAGTGAAGGGCAGTTTTGAAGACATGAACAAATCTGCTTCCCCAAACATGGAGAAACCTGTCCCTGCAAACCTGGAGAAGAGTAAAGACAAGGGTAGGAATGAGAAGAGCAAGGAGAAACTACAAAAAGTGAAGGGCAGTTTTGAAGACATGAAAAAATCTGCTTCCCCAAACATGAAAAAATCTGTCCCTGCAAACCTGGAGAAGAGTAAAGACAAGGGTAGGAGTGAGAAGAGCAAGGAGAAACTACAAAAAGTGAAGGGCAGTTTTGAAGACATGAACAAATCTGCTTCCCCAAACATGGAGAAACCTGTCCCTGCAAACCTGGAGAAGAGTAAAGACAAGGGTAGGAATGAGAAAAGCAAGGAGAAACTACAAAAAGTGAAGGGCAGTTTTGAAGACATGAAAAAATCTGCTTCCCCAAACATGGAGAAATCCGTCCCTCCAAACCTGGAGAAGAGTAAAGACAAGGGTAGGAATGAGAAGAGCAAGGATGAAGGGAGTAAGAAACAGTCAAGTGTTGTAGGAGAGGTAACGGCTTCTCAAAAACTCTCTTGTTTATAATTGTTTATACTCttgttaaaatttaatatttgtggGGCATGTTCCAGATGAATGGGTTTAAAAATGAGTTGACACAAGAAAATCAGAAACAGCAGATGGCGAGCCACAAAGCTTGTTCTTCCAACAACACGACCGTGTTGGAACAGCCATTGAGCGGTTTGCAAACAGAAGAATTAAAACAAAAGTGGCTGGGGCAGATAGAATTTGAATTGAATGCTGCAATTGGGCGACTTGCACTGATGCAAGAAGAATTGCAAATGAAGATGACGCGAATTCGTATGGATTTAAAAGATAAAAGTTTTTAGGGTTTGCATCATATTGCAAAAGACTGATAACTTAGTGAACATTAGGTGTTTctaaatttaaaagatgatattgCCTTAATGCTATTGATAACTCTTATATTTTGGTCTCTACTATATGTTGTTGAAATTATAGCTGTCAGGCGTTTTTTATGTTTTCAGTTAGGATTTGATTGTGTTTGTGCTGTTTTTGTTCTTAGACTAGGCCCTTTGCTTATGAAGATTTTATTTTAGCAGTCAGTTAACTGCTGTTCCAACTCTAGACTTTGTTTTATTGGATTTGTCATTTTAAATTTAGCTAGGTTCCATCTTTAGCCGCAATTCTAATTTCAGCTAAATTCTATAGGATAGGAAATTCCAGTTTTTAGGCAGTTtgattgatataaagaaaatgcaTGTGTTTAAGGCTCAAGTAATATCTCATTTCAATTTTAAGCTAGTGCAATATATTTCTATTCAAGTTTTATGACAAACGGTTGTAATCAGTTCAAGGAAAAGAAACATTTATAGGTTTGAGAATTGAATACTGAGAGAATTTTCAGCAGTATGTGTTCGTAGATTAGCGTAGTCAGACATTATTATTTTGACTCAGGTGATTGTGTTTTAAGCTGTCAAATTTTAGAGTTAAACAGTATGCATTTGTAGATTAACATAGTCATAGACTATTGTTTTGACTTTTCCGTTTTAAGCTGCTAATTTTTAGTGTTAAAACTTTTTGGGTGCAAAATCTTCTCAGGGGAAGATTTTTATTATTCTTGGGTAATTCACTTCTTTTAATAATGCAACATTAGTAAACAGCAAAGCTAGTTCAGAAGAAAGACAAAGCAAGTCTCAAGTAACATACAACATGACTAGAAATGGGTAGAACGTTACTATTCAGATTTTCACACATCTAGAATGAGAGTTAAATGTGCGAATGCCATCAATGCATCTGTACTGTGAATGCGACTTTTTTAATTTCCCCAATGACTTGTGGTGCATTTACCTTTAAAATTAGATCTCGTGGTCTGTCAGGGGAAATTGCATGGTTGTGTTTGTGCTATATATGCATGAGGTGTTTCCTGTTACAGGCTTCTATTTGTAG contains the following coding sequences:
- the LOC131060457 gene encoding uncharacterized protein LOC131060457, with product MAASSEKAKAGPSNNTQNPHSNEIASKPISMKKRKRGEESTKKNERGNEKKGKEKLQKVKGSFEDMKKSASSNMEKSVPANLEKSKDKGRNEKSKEKLQKVKGSFEDMKKSASPNMEKSVPANLEKSKDKGRNEKSKEKLQKVKGSFEDMKKSDSPDMEKSVPANLEKSKDKGRSEKSKEKLQKVKGSFEDMNKSASPNMEKPVPANLEKSKDKGRNEKSKEKLQKVKGSFEDMKKSASPNMKKSVPANLEKSKDKGRSEKSKEKLQKVKGSFEDMNKSASPNMEKPVPANLEKSKDKGRNEKSKEKLQKVKGSFEDMKKSASPNMEKSVPPNLEKSKDKGRNEKSKDEGSKKQSSVVGEMNGFKNELTQENQKQQMASHKACSSNNTTVLEQPLSGLQTEELKQKWLGQIEFELNAAIGRLALMQEELQMKMTRIRMDLKDKSF